DNA from Paraburkholderia largidicola:
GATCACACCGGCAACGACGGGCATTACATCGCGTGACAACGCGCCACTCGAGTAGACCACGCCTTCCACACGATCCCGCCGAAGCGCAGCGGCAAAATCCAAGACCGCCCAAACGAGGAACGCGCCGAACAGCACGAGCGCGTTCAACGTCCCGTTCGCCAGCAGATGCGCCAACGCCCAGAGCGCGACGCCGAGCGTCATCGGATGCCTGAAGATTGCCTTGAAGTGGTTGCCCGGTGCATGAGCAGCGGGCAACAGAATGAATGCGGCAAGCGTCAACAGGCCCGCGAGATGCGGCGCCCATAGGGGCGGCGACCAGAGCACGGTTGGCTCTCGCCGCGCAATGCCATAGCCCCAGATGATCAGCACGAAGCCGATCAGCGACACCACCGAATACGCCGACTTCCAGTTCTTCTCGCCCATCCGCGCGATGCGCGCCTTGCGCCAGTCTTCCGCGAAGATGCGGACGGAATGTCCGCCCAGGAATAGCAGCAAGCCCAAGATCAGTATCGACATGACGGCTCCTCATGACAGACATCGACGGATGGCGACGATTGTCACGCATGATGACACGCTCTGCCAATCCCACGCTGCGGCGAGCGTCCCGCAACCGCTCATGCGACAATGACGCGCTTTCTCGCGCTACCGCCTTACTCCTGAAAGAAAGCAACGGCATGCTCAACAGTCGTTCGAGACATGCCGGCGTGTCATCGTGGAATTAACAATCAAAAGCGATGTTGAATCTTTCTGTCATCAGTCGGCTCATCGGCGTCGCCCTATTCGTCGCATCCGGGGTAGCTGCCGCGCATCCGCACGTATGGACACGGTTTTCGGCGCGCGTGCAGATGCAAGGCACGTCCGTCATTTCGATCGCGCAAATGTGGCGCTTTTCAGAAGGCTTTCCAGTCCAGCTCGTAGGCATCGACACGTTGCCCGACAACGGGCCGCTCGACGCGAAGCAGACCGCCATCTTCCGTGATCAGGCATTTTCATCGCTCGCGGGCGCTCAGTACTTCACTCATCTTTTCGTCGACGGCGAGGCGCAGCGTTTAGGCGATCCCATGGGTTTTCGCGTGTCGGTCGATCATGGCAAGCTCGTCTACACCTTTACGCTAGCGCTGAAAAAACCGGTCGATGTGAGCGCCCATAAGGTGTCGCTCGGCATCTGGGACGACTCGTTCTTCGTCGATTACGAACCGGACGGCGCAACCGCCGTGACGATAGAGGGACACGCCGCATCGAGCTGCGCGGCGAAACCCTTTCAGGATCGTGCGCATCCGATCTTCAACGGCATCGTCGTGCCACAAGCGACGGCCATATCATGCTGAAGCTCGAACGCAGGCTGCTGCGCATCCTGTTTGCGGTTTGCTTGGCAGTCGCAGGTTTCGCGCTGGCTGCGCCGTCGCATGCAGCATCGGCCGCTGTCGATGTTTTCGGGCGGCCCGTTCAATCGTCTTCTTCACCGGCGGAAAGCGCAATTCCGGCGAGTACGCCCGCTGCCAGCGAAACCCACCCCACGTTCGTGCTCCCCGAGTTCGCACGCACGGCGCTGGCGACGTCGATCATCTGGCAAGGCAAACTCAACGCGCGCATCGCCGACGCCGCGCAACAGTTGCATCGCACATCGACACCCTGGACATGGCTCGCGTTGATCGGCCTCGCGTTCGCCTACGGCGTGCTGCATGCGATCGGGCCCGGACATGGCAAGCTGGTCGCCGGCACGTGGCTCGGCTCGCGTGACACGCGCATCGCGCAGGCCGTTGCGCTGGCGAGCTGGAGCGCAGCCGTACAGGCGATGAGCGCGATCGTGCTCGTGTTCGGCGCGGTATGGTTTGCGAAGGCGGGCGTCTCGAGCGTGTTGTCGAACGCAGCTTCGCTCGATATCGTCAGCTATGTTCTGCTGTGCGTCGCAGGCGGTTGGACGATCTACAGCACGCTCGGGCGTCGTGACTGCTGCGTCGATCCTCGCGCGCTGAAGCTCGTGCCTGCTGAGCGTTCTACAGCATCGTCGCAGACGTCCGTGCATGAACCTGCTTACCTCGGCACGAAACTGCAACTGCACATGCGGCAGTCCGGTCGCACGACGCGCTTCGGGAGATCGAAGTTTTCGGTGACGTCGCAGATCCTCGCGACTGGCTTTGCATCGGGCGTGCGGCCATGCGTCGGGTCGATCTTCGTATTGATTGCGTCGGTCGCAGCGCACGCGCCGTGGATAGGCATCGCGGCAACGTTTGCGATCGGTGCGGGCGTGGCGGTGACCGTTACGCTGTTCGGCCTCGGCGCCGTGGGCGCGAACCGTTTCATCATGGCGCGCAGCGTTCGCCTTCGCTCGCGGATCGAAGCGACGAAGCGCGTTGTCGCTGTCACGGGCGCACTCGTTATCGTGCTGTTCGGCGCTGTGCAGACTGCGCTGATTCTGACCGGCTATCTGCAACCCGCATTGACGTAGCAGCAGCCGAACGCGCAGCTTTACGGATTCGCAAATTCCACCCGGTTCCGCCCGCCACGCTTGGCGCGATAGAGCGCCGCGTCCGCGAGGCCATACGCGGTGTCGAAACTGGTGCCAGCAGGGTTTGCGCTGACGCCAAAGCTGGCCGTGATGCGACGGTCCACGGGCGACGCAAAGACATGCTTGCCGATCGCTTCGCGCATGTTGTCGGCTTGCCGCAGCGCATCGGCCACTTCGTACCCCGGCAGCAGCACGGTGAATTCTTCGCCGCCCACCCGTCCGATAACGCCCCGCTCGCCGACGATGCGCCGCAGACAGGCGACGATCCCCGTGATGACGGCATCGCCTGCCGGATGACCGAAATCGTCGTTGACCCGCTTGAACTCGTCGATATCGAGAATGATCATGACCGCGCTGTCGTGACGCAGGGCCTTCGACGCCCGCTCGATCACTGCACTGCGGTTGAGTACGCCCGTCAGCGCGTCGTGAGTCGCGCGATGCGCCAGTTGCTGCGTCAACGCCTGCATCTCGCGTTCGGCGCGGTCGCTGCGGCCGATCAGGCGCCGCGTCTCACGCATCAGGCGCTCGAAATGCCCAATCAGCTCGCCAAGCGACTGGCGGTAATCGCCCGCATCCGCATCGGCCGCCGCATGGATCGCGCGCGCCTTGTCGAGCGCCTCGTTCTCGTTCTGGAACAGATCGGGCGCATCGTTTGCAGGCGCATCCAGGGAGGATATCCGCGGCACCTTATTGTCCCTGGTGAGCGACGGGGCGATCGGTGAATTCGATCGCGTGGAAATCGGCCTTCAGTTCTTCGCCGAATTCGGCAATCGTTTCGTCTTCTTCGTCGCGATACCAGTTCATCAGCACGCGGCTGCCGGACTGCGCGGCTTCATCGAGTGCATCGAACACGCTGAACAGCATCTTCGTGCTAGAGCTGTTGAAGTAAGTGAGAACGACGTCGACGGTAATCACCGCGCCGACCGATTCCGCGAGGTACTGACGCAACTGTTCGATGATGGGCGCGTAGAACGCGGCTGCATTCTCGGGGTACGACTCGCCCCTGAGCAGCAGCGAATGCTGGTCGAACCGAAAGTCGACTTCCGGAGACGTCGCCGTAGCGGCAATGTAGAGATTGTCCATAGCTCGTGCGCCTTTTACTCAGATGATGGCTTTAAGGCAAAACAGCGTGGTTCCGGGTTCGTCAGCACGCGGATGAAAAGCGAATTCAAGCGGCGCGCTCGCGTCGCGCGCCATCGTCAGGAAGCCCAGGCCCGCGCCCTTGCTTTCCTCGGGCGTGTCGGCTCTCAAGGTGACCTTGTAGGCCTGCTTGATCTCTTCCACCGACATGCTGCGCAACGGTTCCAGCTTGTTGCGCAGACCCTCGACGTCTTCCGCCGAGATGGGATTGACACACATCATCAGATGCCTTTCGCCGTCGGTGGTGATGCACACCGCGCCTTCGCGAATGGACCCGCCGCCGTCGTTGCCGGGTTGAAGGGAATCGGACGAATAGTGGACGATGTTCTGCGACAGTTCGACGAACGATGAGAACAGCTTGCGGCGCGTCGGACCGCTCACGCCAGCGATTTCCAGTTGCAGTTTGACGACCTCGCCCATGGCGGCCACGATGTTATGAGAAAAATAACCCTTGTGATAGAAGAGGACGTTTCGCCGCTGCGCCAGATCGAAAAAGGCGCTGTCTTGATCGAGTAGTTGAGACATGCTTATTGGTCGGTAATGCGGGCACAAAACAGGGTGAGGTCATCGCGGCGTGGTTGCGCGCCTTGCCATTCGGCGAGCGCCTGCCGCAGTTGTTCGCAGATTGCCGACGGTGCTTCGGCACGGTTCGCGAGAATCAGGTCCAACGCGCGACGGCGTCCGAAAGCGATATTTTTCGGGCCGCCAATCTGATCGATCAGACCGTCGGTGCAAATGAACAGCAGGCTGCCGGGCGGCACGGAAAGCTTGCGCAACTTCCATTCATAGTCGGCAAGACTGTCGACATAGCCGACACCCATCCGGTCACCCGCGATCGTTTCGAACTGGTCCGCGTCCGGCGGGAGAATATGCAGAGCGATCCTCGCGCCCGCGAAATGCAGCTCGCTTTCCCGCGCATCGAACCAGAAAAATGCAGCGTCCAGACCGTCATCCGATTGCGAGACTTCGGCTGCGCTGTGCACCTGACCCAGCAAACTCTTCACGTTGCGGTTGACTGCCGCGAGCAAGGCAGCAGGGTCGCGCGGTCCGATCTGCTCGAGTGCCTGCGACAGCGACGCCGATGCGAGCAGCGTCATGAATGCGCCCGGCACGCCGTGACCGGTACAGTCGGCGGCGGCACCGAACCAGCCGTGCGGGAATGCCGCCAAATGATAAAAGTCCCCGCCAACCACATCGCGCGGTTCCCATACGAGCGCGGCATCGGGCAGCCTCGCGGCCAGCGTGTCTCTCGACGCGCGCAGCATCGCGCGCTGGATCACGCTCGCGTACTCGATGCTCTGCATGATCTGGCGATTTCTCTCCGCCTGCATTTCGGCTACGGCGCCCAGCAGCTGCAAGCCGCTTCCGAGTCCCGCGAAGTAACCGTCGCGCGTCACGATGAAGCCATCCACCAGCGCCTTTTCACCGACTTCGACGGTCTTGAACGTGAGCGCTTCGATGCTCATGTCGGCGTCGACGACGAGCGGCTCCTTGTCCATGAACGCGATGCAGCTCTTCTTGTCGTAAAGCTCGCGGTGAAAAGGCTTGCTCATCTGCGACAGGAAGATATCGCGATTGATCAGCCCGATCGGCCGATTGCCTTCGATCACGGCGAGACTCTTCATGTCGTGACGCGAAGAGAAAATCTCCATGACCACCGAGTTGGGATCTTCTGCGTCGACGGATGGAACCTGCTGACACAGGTCGCCCGCAGAGCGTGGTTCTCCCTGTGCGGATGGACGGCGTAACCGTGAAAACGCGGGATGCATGGCGAGGCGAGCCAGTCGATGAAGAAACCCTGCACGCTAATATTTCTCTGTGTACTTTGCGTGACAGTGAGTACTTTCTTTAGACGATTAGCGAAATAATTTCGCGCCTTCTCTATTCAATTGTTTGATTGAAATTTGGAAAAGATCTACTCTTTGGCGATGTTCATTGCAATACGCGTTTATGCAAACGTTTGCTATCCGGAATACTGCAAGATCACCTTATTTGACGGGCGTTTGCGCGAAATCGAAGGGTTGTCTTAGCTCCCGCCATGTCGACTGGAAAACAGCTGACTTGAAAATATCGCATTACTCATTTGTCGCTTTTTATCGACCGCAAACGATTGCCTGACGTTAAGTCTGCACAAATCAGTTCATAAAAAGCGAAAGCTTTATTGACCTGACATGGCGTAAATCAGAAGTAGGCAATTTCAGTAAGCGCCGCTCATCGACATCGCATCAAAGGTCGATCGTCACAATCGCCTCTCCCCGCCGCTCCCGGAAATCGAAGGGCGGCCCGTCCGGCGGGTGATGTTGCCTTGGTTTGGGTGTCCGCGCATTTTGCGTTAAAATGTACGAACTAGTTAGTCAGGTGAAAATTAGCGCCGTACTTTCGGGCGCATTTGCCCACATCGCGCCCAGCCATCGCCCGGCGCGCAATGCAACGACGCCCACGGCTCAGTGCCAACAGGCTTCGCGCCGTTCGTAGCGCATGCCGAAGCGCGCTGAACTGGCTGTTCGTCACGGCGCAAGCCCGCGACCCAGCAGCCGCCCGAGCCAGCCCCATCACGATGGAAGCGATCTCGCGTCGACCTCACGGCCCGCTGCACGCGAACGCGTGGTCCGTGGCGCTTTGCATGCCCCAATTTTTGCGTACCCATGAAGACAAGCCATGTCCAAGCAACCTCAAACTAAGCCACTATCGACGGCGGCCCGCGTCGGCCTGACGCTCGCCGGAGCGCTCGGCCTGCTGCTCGGCCTGTACTTCGCGATCGGCGGCGCGCTGCTCGTCGCGCGCGGCGGCACCTGGTACTACCTGCTGATGGGCCTCGCCGTCTGCGCGACGGGCATCCAGCTGGCACGACGCAAATCGAGCGCCTGCGTGATCTTCGCGTTCGTGATCGTTGCGACCGTGCTGTGGGCGATCTGGGAAAGCGGATTCGACTTCTGGCCGCTGCAGGCGCGCATCTTCATGTTCACGATGATCGGCATGTTGCTCGCGCCCGTGTATCCCGCGCTGCGCGGATTCCAGGGCAAACACCCGGCGAAGGGCGCCGCGTGGACCGCGGGCCTCGTGCTGCTGGCGTGCAATGCGCTGTTCGTGTACGGCATGTTCGTGCCGCACGGCACGTTCGGCAGCGAGTCCGGCGCAATCAACGCGAAGTCCGATGCCGGCACCGGCGACTGGTCCGCGTATGGCCACTCGGCGGGCGGCGACCGCTTTGCCGGCGCCACGCAGATCGACCGCAACAACGTGAAGAACCTGCAGGTCGCGTGGACCTTCCACACGGGCGACGTGCCCATCAGCCCGGCGGGCGGCGGCGCGGAAGATCAGGAAACGCCGCTGCAGATCGGCGACACGCTGTTCCTGTGCTCGCCGCACAACACGGTGATCGCGCTCGACGCCGCGAATGGCCACGAAAAATGGCGCCATGAATTCCCGACCAGAACGACTGTCTGGGTACGCTGCCGCGGCCTCGCCTACTTCGACGCGACGAAACCCGTGCAGCAGCCGAGCGTCGCCGGTTCGACACCCGTCACGCCCGTTGCAACGCCGGACCAACACGCCGCCTGCCGTCGCCGCATCTACATGAACACGATCGACGCGCAACTCGTAGCGCTCGACGCGGACACAGGCAAGCTGTGCGAGGACTTCGGCAATCACGGCGTGATCGATCTCAAGGCTGGCCTCGGCCACGCGGCGAGCCCGTTGTACGAACTGACGTCGCCGCCGACCGTTGCAGGCACGACCGTCGTGGTCGGTGGACGGGTCGCGGATAACGTATCGCTCGACATGCCCGGCGGCGTGATGCGCGGCTTCGACGTGATGACGGGCGCGATGAAGTGGGCGTTCGATCCGGGCAACCCGCAGGACAAACAGGCGCCCGCGCCCGGCAAGACCTTCGTGCGCTCGACGCCGAACGTGTGGGCGCCGATGTCGTACGACGCCACATCGAACACCGTGTACCTGCCTGTCGGCAGCGCGGCGATCGACCTGTGGGGCGTGAAACGCACAAGGCTCGACGAATCGTACGGCGCCTCGATTCTCGCACTCGACGCGACGACGGGTGCAGAGAAGTGGCACTTCCAGACGGTCCATCACGATCTGTGGGACTACGACGTGCCGATGCAGCCGACGCTCGTCGACTTCCCCGTCGACGGCAAGACCGTGCCGGCGCTGATCGTCGGCACGAAGATGGGGCAGTTGTTCGTGCTCGATCGCCTGACGGGCAAGCCGCTGACGAAGGTCATCGAACAGCCGGTCAAGTCCGCGACGATTCCAGGCGAGCCGTATGCGAAGACCCAGCCGTTGTCGGTCGGCATGCCGCAGATCGGCGCCGATGTGCTGAAGGGCGCCGACATGTGGGGCGTGACGCCCGTCGACCAGATGATGTGCCGCATCATCTTCCACGGCATGCGCTACGACGGCCTGTTCACCGCGCCGGATACCGACACGTCGCTGAGCTTCCCCGGCTCGCTCGGCGGCATGAACTGGGGCGGTCTGTCGTACGACCCGAACGCGGGCATGATCTTCGTGAACGACATGCGCCTCGGGCTGTGGGTTCATCTCGTCAAGGAAGAGCGCAAGGGCGGCACGTCGAACGGCAATGAGGCGGTGAACGCGGGGATGGGCGCAGTACCGCTCGGCGGCACGCCGTATTCGGTGACGAAGGACCGCTTCTTCTCGCCGCTCGGCATTCCGTGCCAGAAGCCGCCGTTCGGCAGCCTGACGGCGATCGATCTGAAAACGCGCAGCATCGCGTGGCAGGTCCCGCTCGGCACGGTGCGCGACACGCGTCTGTGGGGCGTGCAGATGCATATGCCCACGCCGATCGGCATGCCGACCATCGGCGGGTCGCTCAGCACGGGCGGCGGCCTCGTGTTCTTCGCCGCGACGCAAGACTACTACCTGCGCGCATTCGATAGTTCGACGGGCAAGGAAGTGTGGAAGGCACGGCTCCCCGTGGGTAGCCAGGGCACGCCGATGAGCTATGTGCTCAACGGCAGGCAGTACATCGTGATATCGGCGGGTGGCGCGCGCCAGTCGCCCGATCGCGGCGACTATGTGATCGCCTACGCGCTGCCGCAATAACGCGTGCAG
Protein-coding regions in this window:
- a CDS encoding NnrU family protein, with translation MSILILGLLLFLGGHSVRIFAEDWRKARIARMGEKNWKSAYSVVSLIGFVLIIWGYGIARREPTVLWSPPLWAPHLAGLLTLAAFILLPAAHAPGNHFKAIFRHPMTLGVALWALAHLLANGTLNALVLFGAFLVWAVLDFAAALRRDRVEGVVYSSGALSRDVMPVVAGVILWVAFAFLLHGWLIGVKPFG
- a CDS encoding DUF1007 family protein; protein product: MLNLSVISRLIGVALFVASGVAAAHPHVWTRFSARVQMQGTSVISIAQMWRFSEGFPVQLVGIDTLPDNGPLDAKQTAIFRDQAFSSLAGAQYFTHLFVDGEAQRLGDPMGFRVSVDHGKLVYTFTLALKKPVDVSAHKVSLGIWDDSFFVDYEPDGATAVTIEGHAASSCAAKPFQDRAHPIFNGIVVPQATAISC
- a CDS encoding nickel/cobalt transporter → MLKLERRLLRILFAVCLAVAGFALAAPSHAASAAVDVFGRPVQSSSSPAESAIPASTPAASETHPTFVLPEFARTALATSIIWQGKLNARIADAAQQLHRTSTPWTWLALIGLAFAYGVLHAIGPGHGKLVAGTWLGSRDTRIAQAVALASWSAAVQAMSAIVLVFGAVWFAKAGVSSVLSNAASLDIVSYVLLCVAGGWTIYSTLGRRDCCVDPRALKLVPAERSTASSQTSVHEPAYLGTKLQLHMRQSGRTTRFGRSKFSVTSQILATGFASGVRPCVGSIFVLIASVAAHAPWIGIAATFAIGAGVAVTVTLFGLGAVGANRFIMARSVRLRSRIEATKRVVAVTGALVIVLFGAVQTALILTGYLQPALT
- a CDS encoding GGDEF domain-containing protein, with protein sequence MPRISSLDAPANDAPDLFQNENEALDKARAIHAAADADAGDYRQSLGELIGHFERLMRETRRLIGRSDRAEREMQALTQQLAHRATHDALTGVLNRSAVIERASKALRHDSAVMIILDIDEFKRVNDDFGHPAGDAVITGIVACLRRIVGERGVIGRVGGEEFTVLLPGYEVADALRQADNMREAIGKHVFASPVDRRITASFGVSANPAGTSFDTAYGLADAALYRAKRGGRNRVEFANP
- a CDS encoding DUF1987 domain-containing protein; amino-acid sequence: MDNLYIAATATSPEVDFRFDQHSLLLRGESYPENAAAFYAPIIEQLRQYLAESVGAVITVDVVLTYFNSSSTKMLFSVFDALDEAAQSGSRVLMNWYRDEEDETIAEFGEELKADFHAIEFTDRPVAHQGQ
- a CDS encoding SiaB family protein kinase — its product is MSQLLDQDSAFFDLAQRRNVLFYHKGYFSHNIVAAMGEVVKLQLEIAGVSGPTRRKLFSSFVELSQNIVHYSSDSLQPGNDGGGSIREGAVCITTDGERHLMMCVNPISAEDVEGLRNKLEPLRSMSVEEIKQAYKVTLRADTPEESKGAGLGFLTMARDASAPLEFAFHPRADEPGTTLFCLKAII
- a CDS encoding SpoIIE family protein phosphatase — protein: MHPAFSRLRRPSAQGEPRSAGDLCQQVPSVDAEDPNSVVMEIFSSRHDMKSLAVIEGNRPIGLINRDIFLSQMSKPFHRELYDKKSCIAFMDKEPLVVDADMSIEALTFKTVEVGEKALVDGFIVTRDGYFAGLGSGLQLLGAVAEMQAERNRQIMQSIEYASVIQRAMLRASRDTLAARLPDAALVWEPRDVVGGDFYHLAAFPHGWFGAAADCTGHGVPGAFMTLLASASLSQALEQIGPRDPAALLAAVNRNVKSLLGQVHSAAEVSQSDDGLDAAFFWFDARESELHFAGARIALHILPPDADQFETIAGDRMGVGYVDSLADYEWKLRKLSVPPGSLLFICTDGLIDQIGGPKNIAFGRRRALDLILANRAEAPSAICEQLRQALAEWQGAQPRRDDLTLFCARITDQ
- a CDS encoding membrane-bound PQQ-dependent dehydrogenase, glucose/quinate/shikimate family encodes the protein MSKQPQTKPLSTAARVGLTLAGALGLLLGLYFAIGGALLVARGGTWYYLLMGLAVCATGIQLARRKSSACVIFAFVIVATVLWAIWESGFDFWPLQARIFMFTMIGMLLAPVYPALRGFQGKHPAKGAAWTAGLVLLACNALFVYGMFVPHGTFGSESGAINAKSDAGTGDWSAYGHSAGGDRFAGATQIDRNNVKNLQVAWTFHTGDVPISPAGGGAEDQETPLQIGDTLFLCSPHNTVIALDAANGHEKWRHEFPTRTTVWVRCRGLAYFDATKPVQQPSVAGSTPVTPVATPDQHAACRRRIYMNTIDAQLVALDADTGKLCEDFGNHGVIDLKAGLGHAASPLYELTSPPTVAGTTVVVGGRVADNVSLDMPGGVMRGFDVMTGAMKWAFDPGNPQDKQAPAPGKTFVRSTPNVWAPMSYDATSNTVYLPVGSAAIDLWGVKRTRLDESYGASILALDATTGAEKWHFQTVHHDLWDYDVPMQPTLVDFPVDGKTVPALIVGTKMGQLFVLDRLTGKPLTKVIEQPVKSATIPGEPYAKTQPLSVGMPQIGADVLKGADMWGVTPVDQMMCRIIFHGMRYDGLFTAPDTDTSLSFPGSLGGMNWGGLSYDPNAGMIFVNDMRLGLWVHLVKEERKGGTSNGNEAVNAGMGAVPLGGTPYSVTKDRFFSPLGIPCQKPPFGSLTAIDLKTRSIAWQVPLGTVRDTRLWGVQMHMPTPIGMPTIGGSLSTGGGLVFFAATQDYYLRAFDSSTGKEVWKARLPVGSQGTPMSYVLNGRQYIVISAGGARQSPDRGDYVIAYALPQ